The Argiope bruennichi chromosome 5, qqArgBrue1.1, whole genome shotgun sequence genome segment aatgctgttaactttttaaagtgcaaaagtgtataaatattttgatattatcttaaaattcaaaattatatcttttcagtgatatcaaattacggtatttgcaatttttttttcaattgttattaattcttttaaaatttaatgcagacgattttgaaatgcaataacAATAAGATTCTGatctatttatcattattttttttaagttgttttatatatttttgaatgttttatattagtttaaagtaattgtttaaatgtatctaaaaagaacagatattattttcattctcaAGCAAGTTTACATGACAGATAATTAAAGGTAATCAATCAAGTGGCATGGTACAATAAGAGcgttatatataaagtttttacattaaaaaattgttatacatgAAAGCATTTAAATCATGAGCAACATTCAGTATATCCACTagttaaatctataaaatgaaaaaagtaaaatgtgaTCATTTTcccattatgaaataaataaaacatgttaaaaCCTAAaactcagtaaaaaataataattaaaattattttacaaataaatggctacaataaaaaaaaaaaagattcaagacAATCCAGTAGTGatatgaattttatgtaaatcaTCACAACATTCTGAAATGCAAATATCTATTCTAGtatctatattcaaaatatacatatatgaagTTCAAGTcagaatcaaaatgaaatatgtaaaaaagtaattataagacAAGTTTATGCttgtttataaatgttattaaaatgattctgctggaataataaatatattatgcaatgaaatatatttataattatagaataatatataaataaataaataaattatgcaaccatgtgatttttccattttttcaaaggaaattttgagttgatttaattttttaaaagcaaataaacaatgcaatgaaatattataGCTTTTTCTAAAATTCTGGATTTAACAAATCGCATTATTATTGGAACCTAAGCGATTtgtaaataacaaatcaaaacaatcaatgttagaatattaagaaaaagtCAGCAATAAATAAACCAGCAATTAATTGGTCTATTACCAAAATTTATCAAGCAGtcctagaaaattatttaaaaaatgcgaaaTGAGGTTCCTAatttacattaacattttaatttcatgaaatttgtgataaatttaaaaattccagtttaataattttgaaaataataatcagaTAATTACCAAATGCATCTGAGAAAGTTCTGAAGTTTCCTCGGCCAGGAGGTCTTGGTggtctaaaatgaaaatatttttaatgaataaacattatatagaaaaaataaatgttaaataatgaatctcataaaatattttgaaaaaaaaaaagaacaaaatccaTAAATGTGCgattgattatataaataaaatgatgaagaCTTGGTAAGCTACCAAAAAAAATGCAGCATAATATCaacaaatggataaaaaatttgagtttagatttatctttgaaatatttgtggggaaaaaaaagaacaaaacatctgaaaatttgaaatcaagaatgtcaataatattaacaaaaggagtaataaaatttcatggggaaatttttatattattttataaaatattatattattttataattattgtattattccAACACAAAAGATCAATCACAAAACTATAGTAAAACAGTATAATTCCAAGCAGAATAACATTAAgttaatatactattattattatgcatcAGAATAGTTCACTTTGgagtgtaaaatatttaaagattattatttgaagaattaaatatcaaCATATGTAAATagagaatattgaaaataaaaaaccttttttttcaaatcagcatttgatgcaaataatatatttaggttagtatattttaatatttattcaaagaaattattagaaagtcattttgtttaaaaataattaatcatatagatatgcaaccaaataaaataaaaaatatacataaaaatgtgtcaaaatacCATTGAGAAAATcaacgaaataaaaatgttatgtataTCTATAATTCCTTCATTTTGTCTAAGAAATCTTTgtacaacaaattaaataaacaatatttaacattatatgtATGGTTGTTGATTAtagcttttttaaagaaatttaacaatttcatacatgtaaaaaattttatgaaaataattaatataaataaattattataaaaagtttctaaaatatttttacatattcatttttacttttataatacattttatccatatattttaattgtttttaatacaatGTTCATTTATCTTGCAACAACACTCATCTATCATCAGGaccataattttataaacaagattattaaataaattgataagacTAAGTATGAAAGCTAGAGCAAGGactgttttacaatttttataagaaatatctttACACAATTCCCTGTGTATCTgtgtttaaaatgcaaatttttgaagCTGCGGACTATCCACCAGTGCGGAAAATACGCTGGTTGTTCACGGTTAAAatcgttgaaatttaaaaaacacgcTGTCGTGAACTGCCGatgatcaaatataaaaaaagcacgAGATTCCAAGAAAACATTCGTATGTATCGTATCGATAGTAAATCATAGAGCATAGTGCAGAACGAATGAGTAGTACTGGAAAAGTGTTAAAAGTGTCAACCATCCGATCGGGATTTATAAAAGCCGAGATTGTTAGTGAAAGCGAGGAAATCACTGACAGTGAAGATAGTGATGCTGAAAATGAACTTTCGGACACTCTTCCCGAAAATATATTAGAGCTGTTTATTTATGATACCAATGAATCGGACTTTGAAGCTTTTCGTTAATGTAGTAGAATGTgtgattaattaatatatgattaattaGTAAGCactgttttttatttgtatttagcgTTTTATTTCTGAAGGTGTATTAGTAAGCaagtactttttttctatttatacatagttctttgtttctaaaatacattaatattgcCGTATTAAAATAACGTAATTTCGGACGTATAGTCCGCGGACTATCTGGTGGTGCGGACTATctgacaatttttgaaatttttttaatataaaatcgtgTCTGCGAAATTACAgtaattataaacttatttaatgaGTCAACTTGAttcataatagtaaaaatatgtatactatatttggaaatacaaaattaatagagggaaaaattttatatttgtatatatttcctcatataaattcaaacaaataatataataataattattattatttgtgtgtgtgtgtgtttatagcAATACAATCTTAAACAAGTCAAAAGTCTCTgtaaatttcatgatttaattaaaaaggtcATAAAGGATCATTAAAAGCATCAAGGAAAATCacaggatttaattaaaaattaaccaatataattattatattttgagcaATAGGCTTCATTTTAAACACTTgtcttttcttatcaaaattagTATTTCCCTTCCTtgataacaatattaaatataatattccataacaaatagaatattaaattttgtcacTTGTTCAATGCTTCCATGAAGAAAAGAGTTCTTAACTAAAATTACATTGCATACATACATCATAATTGAGTTGATTGCTAAAATTCTAATTTggtttaatcataattaaatatttattattgttgtttgttttaaaatggggTGTTTTTCTATGGtggatttttttgttaaataattataatctataaCTTATCTTACCTGaaagaagatttattaaatatttgatgtgaTGATGTAGTGATTATATACAGAATATATGCTACACCTTGTTATTAGGAAGCATTggctatttttgaaaatgcatatgaATATTACTCGTTTATCTGACTGTCTCCTTATGAGtgttcaaattttcaaccaaGACACATACAAATTCTTCAATCTAATTTAAACCTGTTTAAGTAAACTACTTCAAAAAGATTAACTTATAACATGAATACTGGTTTAAAGAAGAAGATTAATGAAAATCCACTAAATGACAGGAACGATAGAACAAGTTTTactatttaatactaaattaattgatttagtaATGACTAGATCTTTAAGTCAATCACATaaaaacataaagaataaatttacttgaaaatataaatttacaaaattaataaaaacataccCTCTTCCAAAACTCGACCTTGATCCACTTGCAGAGCTATTTCCAGGATTTACTAGAGgctaaaaagtgtatatattttaattaaaaggttgcaattacaaaacaatgcattaatttaatatcagaGAAATTTCCACAGTTTGAAAATCAAACTCGTTGATCACCTTAATGTATAGCATATAAACATAAAAAGGGTtcgagatttaaaaatataatggttaGTTTGACTATtcagatttaaatgaaaactgctacaattatttacatttatgtaaatttaaaagatttcatatattaataaagtttgatgaaaagaatacaatttgcttcaattaaaatttgttttatatgaaaatagatAGACCCCCCTCCCCAGTTTATATAATCACATCTTTTATAGtcactgaaacaaaaattagcatgttgtaaattcttcaaaaacatcaaatcttcaaaaaaaaaaaaaaaaaaaggtttctaaaagaattttttttaactactttaaaaatattaaagttaaaaacttCAAAGCCAGAGTTTCACAACAAGCAtaatgtaacaatatataatgtgaaaattgcataaaatttttttaaataaataaataaaatgtagattaaatttcttttattacaaaataacatggagagaatattgatatataagtatcataaaacattttatgttttcaaaaattacgtcatccatatatacatacataaatggctaaaaagtgtttaatataaaaataaattattcagaaataaataatttaaatataatttctttatataaaaaaagtttaatactcACATCTATCAAACTTCTgaagctaaaaaagaaaaaagatagcatttgaaaatctaatatgaaattttattcattatagaaaaccataaattttaaattaaatttaacatcagAAGAAATTACAAAACTGTCTGAAATAAAAAGAGCTGTATGgaaatatcttattataaatttaaaagtaagtatttgaaaaaaggaaatgaaattagataataatcttaaatataataatctgaatttcataataattaaaatcataaattgtaCATCAAGAGAATTTCAAatgtgaacaaaattaaattgcatctgtatttaagaatatattagtaatttattgaaaatagttaaatgtttaaaattaaagataaatacatatgaattaaaatttgagaataaaaataaacttactaGAAAACCACTATATTAATAAATCCCCAAATCATATCTGAAAGTCTGTTGACACTCCATACAGTAGTGCCACTTGCAAGCGTACctccttcaaaaatttaaacatatatgcagttagtaaaattattgctgtcaaacatttattatttatttttaaatcaaatttcaagtcaattttcaatatttaacataGTGCtaattcagaaaatgcattttcatacagcaaataattttttttatttatttatcaaccaATTagcaaaacttaattattttattatacaacttacctattttattatacaacctataattaaaatctaaaggattgaaattgtgaatatttctttttaaactgtCATACAaagttatttgttatattaattgtagataatttaaattatgtagatattttttaagtaatatcactacaaaatacaatgaaaatattaaaaataaaatcacttatcTCAGATATTGTCTTATTTTTCTCAAGCACGctacatatttatatacatatacttgaaaattttatagttttatttagggatttttaaaattctagaagtcTCTGTAACAACAGAAAAAGTTCGAGAATTCCCTATTTAAGGACTATATTTCATGACAGACCTAGCAAGTCAAAATTTGAACTTCAAGCTCAACaatttcacattattaaaaactaaagattATTCAATTGCTAATAACACTTGCAAAGAAAACTACTAATTAACTTGTAGATGGGTTACTTGCATAATAGAATGTCAATAAAACTTAGCATCAAGCATGCAATCTAAAAACAAATCTAAAGTTAAGATTCTGGTATTAGGTCACTTCTTTCTCCCCCTTCCctcaaataaattattctgattttatgatgaacgaatttatattttttttacaaatgatagTCAAACCTTCAtaacattttagttaaaaatttatgaaagcttatttagttatttatttattactctcATTCTTCTCAAAATGAGAAAGAACAAAATGcagcaaagtttttttaaataaatctggatccaacatttttccaataaatgtATAATAGGATTAAGATCAGGTTGAGAGATTGAGatcaagatttaataaaaatagaaaattaaatatatagaaattagatagttaaattttaaatttgtgatctGGCCTCTTAGCAAAaactattaatcaaaatttcagatttcgagGATGGTATAATGAAATTATGGACATTTTAtttagcataataattttttatgcaagatGGTGCTCATCCATACATAGTCAATCAGTTGTATAAAGTTACTCAACCACCTTTTTTCATTGATGCCATATCattaatagtaattttctctTAGTTTAGCTTGCCAGATTCCTGACTAATTAAATCTTTGCCAATGAAATTACCTAAACGCTTGGTTTGCTAGGATTCAATAATTCCTCCCAactttaagactttttaaagagAGTATAATCTGTCATGTATACAACATCTCAGAGCATTTACTGACTTCAAGCGCTGTTCTTTTATGAAGGTATCTAAATGCCACAAGACCACAAATGGTGGGGACAAATGGTAGTTtccaaaattaacttttcatgGTCAAGTGGTATTAGTGGCTAGATAAAACGAAACTTATCAAATAACGGAAACATGCATTGGCAACTATTTTACTCCATGTTCTTCTGCTTCATTTTGCCACCTTGACACATTTTTATCTCATGGTCCCTACAATTAATAAGCACCTattgataaaattcctattattccattatgcttttataaaattacattaacattTGCTAAACAATTTTTGTTGCACACAACTTgcaaatttcacatttaattatgGGCATCTTGTAACATTCATAGTCAGATATTCAAGGTCATATATTTAGATTATCATACATTAgatatatgtatgaaaatataaaagttgtgATGAAAACCACTTTTGTTAatctagatttttcaaaatattgatgtATACTTAATGATTCATAATTCCATTATAAGCAACTTAATTACTGAAGGCAGAAGCactcaaataatttgaaacaaacatGTCTGGAAAAGGAAATATAACGCAGTAAATATGCACTTATAATGTATAAATTCCATCATTCATCCTATTTAGTTacctattattataaaacaatagatCTTTCTACACTGAAAACATGACAATAACCCTCTCAATTTTGTACTCTGTGAGAAAGTGATCAAATATCTGAAtctattttaagatgaaaattttttgaaaattacaaaatatgatgtacagatagaatttttaaaaaattaaatttccttctaAGGCAACTAAAATAttagtatgttttaatttaatgtatgcaCTATATGAAGGAAcacttttcaatacatttataacACATACTCATGATCTTCTGTTAGTTATACCTTTATGTTATAAAGGCAAAAGAAGAaagttaataacatttaaataatgaataataatgctgaaaaagaattcatcacaagcacacacacacacatatatattcattttttaatgtctttatttacttttgatcatatctacatattaaataatatagctATTCTGATGTTAAATGTTTCTGAaggaattcaaacaaaatttttaaaagtgttcaTTATTTCTCGTTTTAGTGAGggtatatgctttttttttttccattaaagattaaagtttaaaaaataacaatactgattccagaataaaataatatttttaaagaacggtgaaaaattaataataatgattatcaGATATCATTTCATTCCAAgcttataaaaatctatattcattatttatttatttgttctaaagtattattatagatcatttttttaattgtaaaagataattatataCCTTATCACTGTTCTCAGTTTGTTCAATATACGTTATATTAAACTATACATCAACAAAAGTAAATTGGCTCTGTGagcaattaattagaaattgattAATATACTAGAATGTTCTAGTAACACATCCACAGTACATGCATAGAAGTTATCACAGTGAGCGAATCCTATGACTGCTTACAAAAACTaaattacaaaactaaaatttgtttataaacaatttttttcattctgtgtTAATGTTCGAATATCAGCTAAAAGTACAGGAAGATATAAACTTAAAGTTAAGAATAAGGAAGTCCAATTTGATTATTGCAACTATCATAATTACATATCAATATGTTCCGTatctataacaaataaaaaaactcgTAATACTTACTCTCAGATATTCGCGGCATGATAtcaatcttttaagaaatttcgaACATGggaaacaaatttagaaaacgcaaatttccccttttttttctttaaacgtaAAGTAAACACACGTCATGTAGTTGAATATTAGTAGTAGTTgtagtttttaattcaataacgaaagtgactttaaaaaaattacataaatacacTTATCTTGCAATatcaaaaaatccatttatttgtctaaaagtattattttatttttttaataataattgaaagcaataaaaaatttaaaaatagccggattctgagaaataaaaaaaaaatgtgacaatgGCAGAGTGGATATAGTGTATACAGATGACCAgtttacaactttttaaataacaaatatagccgttattttcaagtatttatttcaaataattttttatttcaatcgcacttttattttttaaaaagttataaagtgTTAGTCAAGTGTTTCgttgaaaacttttgaaattaaaaattgtcatttcattatgttacattttctacatgaacttttaattttatagattagcAATGGATGGCGCCAGCAACCACAGTTTGCAATCTCAACAACTGCAAATAGAAGTCAAATCTTTAACATCACTTGCAAAGGGACTTCacactttcaaatattttctgtcgGAAAACATCAGTTGCAGAGATATGTATTTTCGCACGATTATAATGCGATTCTGTAATTCGAAAAATAACTGCTCTTCACCTTTCTTTTCATTCAAAGATTTTCCCCTTTCTCTTTATGACCACAACATTGCTCCTCAATGCCCTGAAAACCATCTTTATCTGGTTTTTCTTGAGTGAGATTGCATGATTTTTGATTATAGAATGCCTATACGGAAGACTGTTCTTTTGTGTTAACGGAAATCCAcgtcacattttatttatttatccattgaAAACAAATTTGCCCATTACGGCTTTTTGACTGGATATAGATATcgtatataaaatggaaattttagtgATGAATACTGGTTCCCAAGTAGCAGCCCTATTAGCCGGATATGCTCTACAGCATTGTAACGACATCTCTATGGTATTGGTCGGTATATCGAATAACAACaggaaatatcacaaaatatctAGTGTCtctataatattgtaaaatgtagGAATACAGCATTGTATAAAACTGTTTACAATACTGAAACTTAGTAAAATGCAacacttttgttttatttattaatatagggTTCCGataatgcataatatatttttccgGCATTCGACAAATTATTTCCCAAAGCTAAAAatagacttaaaattaattataattatgagtGTCATATTAGTTGCAACTCAAAGTCACATGGcgtaattaattcagatttcgttttctcgatgtaaatatgctttccgaattttttttccctcaagggctcaccttctttaggtgagtacgggctTTCCAACCCCGAAActcccagggatctatactccctatATATTTACTCTCCCCTCTGCCTTCTGCTATGATCGTCAATATTCTAACCTTAcgactggcgcagtttagccaagattggctcttgcgccactaaaactcacaaccaaccaagcaatttcgaaattttttatgtaaatattcgcTATTAAAGTGTttctctcatatcacatccatagtaattattgaagatttttgaaataattatttatttgagcctgaaaaaaaaatccttatctttGCTTACATCTGATCACTTTTTGACTAAACACTGCGTGTGGTTATATTACTTGTTATATTTACCCTCCCATTGGTCATAATTACTTACTAGTAGATACACACGATGCTAATCggaatgaaaatatctttatactcTACTTTTATAAAACAGTAATGGTCACGAAACATTCATTTAAACTTTCTTACTCTTCCACTGGGGAAACAAGAAAAAGGATAAATTGGATTAAATATCTCTACTCAGATCGCCAGTCTGAAGCGGTTTTAGATGTTATGATTACCGATAGATGTTTTCCTATTCCCCTAACAGTGAATTAAATCAGAAATCAGAACGATTGAACAAGACAGAAAACTTTTAGTGATGAATTGAAACATTTgcctataaagaaaaatttaacagcaattaaatatcacaatttttaatGCGTTTTATTGTTATTACCATTAGAAGCCTTTTAACTTGTTTTATGCAGAAGatacaaaaatttcttatacctttattaaaaaaattaagaacactcgttctttaatcatttttttaccatttatttaaaCTGATTCATTTGGGGGAGAGGGAACAGAAATTTTTTGGTTTGTATTctctttctaatattaaatttaactgaatttaatgTCTAAATGCTTCATTGATTCtgtctgaatattttttctttgaaattttagcgAAATGTATGGGAATGACAAATATTAGCCAATATTATCGTATTTAactcattcaatttattaaactttcCTAATGATATGAGAAAACCTAATCTATTATTcatcatatatttatgaaatttaggaACCATTAAATTTGATTCACAAGTCATTTAACATACTATATAGATTATGTAAGAGTACCTTATAACGTTAATCAGATTTTTGCgccataaaagaataaaataggcCATAGATAGTAATAACTTTTTTTGCTTCTCAAATACCGCCAGAACGtgtttttgtttgtaaattatatGTTTGAACTGCTAACAGAAGACACATTTTTTTCGAAGATTCTGTAAATCCATTGATTGCTCTTCATGGGCATTGTTTGTAGCGaattgagatgagcgaggatagaacctgggaccttgtggttcgcagcccagtcaCATGAccacaataaaaaaacaattgcttgtgtagcgtatctgctaactggcttataagctttcaccacacctTGTTAAAAAGGGTACAAAGAGAGGAGCAGACTTACAAATTACGAATTGTAAAACCTTTATAATTTTGTTGAACAATATATTGAAAGCAGTGATTtagttttatgtataaaattattaatattaataattatattaacaaaatattacatttattttaataacaagttTTTTAGCTTCTAAAACTATAGTGTTTATAATGATTAGAGCCACAAACACCGCATTTCACTATGGCTTACTTATacctttatttaaacaaaatgccCAACAGGATCATCATAATTCtacattcaaaatatcaaataatagcTGGTAGATACCAATAAATATCTTGTACTAACAGGGACATAAATTGTTTATGAAACATGGTTAATAGttttacaatagaaataaaagaaatgcagcAATAGTGATttgaagatacttttattttttaggtatattttctcttaataaaaattcttttgaaaaaataaaatacatctctCCAAGAAATCGAATATAAATATTACACATTGGGATATACATGACTGGCATTCGAAAGTAGGGTTATTACCCTTTTTcataacccccggggggcacctcgaaatgaggatgagatgcttccagcatggtggttggatctcgccaccctgaaggAACACAAATAAGTGGCGGATCTGACTGCTCCCATCAaatacttccttcggggagggttgtaccgtgaccggtgatagcccttaggactcaaccactgttcccgccagtgctgctgttgcggcggtccggttattcagccttatggtttaaatccgtgtgcctgagggcgggtcggagagttagatggttgacttacaaTATCTCCAAATTTAGCAGTAAATCAActatatatttaagttaataaaagttttgtaataTCAGGGATTAGTcttcattagaaagattcatatatttaatgaacAGAGCAtatgttaaaacaattaaaatagcacggcttaaatgtttgataatttaatagaatcataaatatgaaattataactaaacgatttaactgaaattaaatataactaacattCCTGACAAGTAACTGGTTGCTAAAggcgatttgaatttcatatacAAAGAAGAGAAAAACTAGATTTTATCCTAAAATTTGA includes the following:
- the LOC129969167 gene encoding selenoprotein K-like, which encodes MPRISERGTLASGTTVWSVNRLSDMIWGFINIVVFYFRSLIDPLVNPGNSSASGSRSSFGRGPPRPPGRGNFRTFSDAFGGSDSIPPPPPGG